One Spinacia oleracea cultivar Varoflay chromosome 4, BTI_SOV_V1, whole genome shotgun sequence DNA segment encodes these proteins:
- the LOC110799435 gene encoding LOW QUALITY PROTEIN: secoisolariciresinol dehydrogenase-like (The sequence of the model RefSeq protein was modified relative to this genomic sequence to represent the inferred CDS: deleted 1 base in 1 codon) produces the protein MASVSVLSAAARRLEGKVALSVITGGASGIGEYAAKLFTKHGAKVMIADIQDDLGQSVCKYLGPSVASYIHCNVTNEAHVQNAVDSTMAQYGKLDIMFNNAGIVGLPKPNILDNTQSEFENVVKVNLTGTFLGTKHAARVMIPTRQGSIISTASICSTIGGVASHAYTSSKHGVLGLTRNTAVELGKHGIRVNCVSPYLVFTPLSRSFFNQDEEAMANVYSNLKGACCTVDDVANAALYLASDDSKYISGHNIVVDGGFTIMNTGLCMFE, from the exons ATGGCAAGCGTCTCTGTGTTATCTGCTGCTGCCCGGAG ATTGGAAGGCAAGGTAGCACTC TCAGTCATCACAGGAGGTGCTAGTGGAATTGGTGAATATGCTGCTAAACTTTTTACCAAACATGGTGCCAAAGTCATGATTGCTGATATTCAAGATGATTTGGGCCAATCAGTTTGCAAATATTTAGGCCCATCAGTAGCCTCATACATCCATTGCAATGTCACAAATGAAGCCCATGTTCAAAATGCAGTGGACTCAACAATGGCCCAATATGGAAAACTCGACATCATGTTCAATAACGCGGGCATAGTGGGCCTTCCCAAACCCAATATCCTTGACAACACACAATCAGAATTTGAAAATGTTGTCAAGGTAAATCTTACTGGGACATTTTTGGGCACCAAGCACGCGGCCCGAGTAATGATCCCGACCCGACAAGGAAGTATAATATCGACGGCTAGTATTTGCTCCACCATAGGAGGTGTAGCCTCCCATGCCTACACTAGCTCGAAGCACGGTGTGTTGGGGCTCACAAGGAACACGGCCGTGGAACTCGGTAAACACGGGATTCGAGTGAATTGCGTGTCGCCGTATTTGGTTTTCACCCCTTTGTCTAGGAGCTTTTTTAATCAAGACGAAGAAGCTATGGCTAATGTATACTCTAATCTCAAAGGGGCTTGTTGTACGGTGGATGATGTTGCAAATGCAGCATTATATCTTGCAAGTGATGATTCTAAGTATATTAGTGGGCATAATATTGTTGTTGATGGTGGATTTACCATTATGAATACTGGCCTTTGTATGTTTGAGTAA